From a single Acidobacteriota bacterium genomic region:
- the smpB gene encoding SsrA-binding protein SmpB, translating into MDKEILTNRQAFHEFHILDRYEAGAALVGTEVKSIMAGRIQLKDSYVTIKDDEVWLLNAHISPYSHGNKQNHEPLRHRKLLLHRKEIEKLEKETTQKGMTLVVTAIYWKNGRIKFEIGVAKGKKLYDKRETEMKKTIDRETRQQLKESLR; encoded by the coding sequence GTGGATAAAGAGATACTTACAAACAGGCAGGCCTTCCACGAATTTCATATCCTCGACCGGTATGAGGCCGGAGCTGCGCTCGTCGGGACCGAGGTAAAATCGATCATGGCCGGCCGCATTCAGCTCAAGGATTCATACGTTACCATCAAGGACGACGAGGTCTGGCTCCTGAATGCGCATATCTCGCCGTACTCACACGGCAACAAGCAAAATCACGAACCGCTGAGGCATCGCAAGCTGCTGCTCCATCGCAAAGAGATCGAAAAGCTCGAAAAGGAAACAACTCAGAAGGGAATGACTTTGGTCGTTACAGCCATTTATTGGAAAAATGGGCGTATCAAGTTCGAGATCGGGGTCGCCAAGGGCAAAAAACTCTATGACAAACGCGAAACTGAGATGAAGAAGACGATAGACCGCGAAACGCGTCAACAGTTGAAAGAAAGTTTGAGATAA
- a CDS encoding carboxypeptidase regulatory-like domain-containing protein — MKHLGTFLLAVLVCANLAEAQSTGHARMAVSATAASPRTTTLPIRRVILYSNGVAYIERRGVVTGNAEVNLSFKQSQIDDVLKSMVVLDLGQGRIGAVSYNSSAPVSARMAEIPFSVTPTSTDGNGMAGVLSQLQGARVSVTSARGTFAGSILTIERKTIRSDKDTSTTNMLVIASETGELSSFDLSEIRGLKLLEEGTRSDVMEFATASASARRLDAKTITVTSVGTGQREMVVSYTIAAPIWKTTYRVVLDEAGKPYFQGWAIVDNISEEDWSDVQMSLVSGSPISFIQNLQKPFYRYRPVIPIPEDLQLRPQVYEPDGGAMSRSSVISGVISDPSGAVIPNASVSFRNESTGQTLSTTSDSYGRFSQSGLPPGTYTIIADASGFNTLNVRNTTLGRNLSLTLEVGSISETVQVTASQIADLPLQGRSPNSLLGLQMGAGRGDENFMQIDGNASVPMAAALTSGQAGITAAATGDDIGDMFEYKIDRPVTVLRNRSALIPIVQTQIDGERVAIYNEAVRRDRPFSGVLLKNTTNLTLEAGSMTVIDGNAYAGEALMERLKAKEQRLISFALDLGTNIRVRPKQEREPASIVKAVNGVLQIHYFQTEEKLYSISNLADRPKVVYVEFPIRSGWALSDDSAKPDSTTQSFYRFRVEVGAMEEKELNIILRNPRVDTFQIGSVNRDQLALFVSRRYIDEATRSRLERLIEIRGRVAEQDQRLRSLQSEMNNISADQKRLRENIESLAKTAEAKQLITRYIAKANEQETRLEQIEAERKAAQAEKERLERELAVEIKNFEVK, encoded by the coding sequence ATGAAACATTTAGGGACATTTCTCCTCGCGGTATTGGTGTGCGCTAACTTGGCCGAGGCACAAAGCACAGGGCACGCCCGGATGGCCGTTTCAGCGACGGCCGCGTCGCCGCGAACGACCACATTGCCGATCCGCCGCGTAATTCTTTACTCCAACGGCGTCGCCTACATCGAACGCCGCGGCGTCGTCACGGGTAACGCCGAGGTCAACCTGTCGTTCAAACAGTCCCAGATCGACGACGTCCTGAAATCAATGGTCGTCCTCGATCTCGGCCAAGGCCGCATCGGCGCCGTCTCCTACAACTCGTCCGCCCCAGTCTCGGCACGTATGGCGGAAATACCGTTCTCCGTGACACCAACCTCGACCGATGGCAACGGTATGGCAGGAGTCCTATCTCAGCTCCAGGGAGCACGAGTTTCCGTGACCTCGGCGCGTGGAACCTTCGCCGGCTCGATTCTGACGATCGAACGAAAAACGATACGCAGTGATAAAGACACATCGACGACAAATATGCTCGTGATCGCCTCCGAAACCGGTGAACTTTCTAGCTTTGACCTAAGCGAGATCCGCGGGCTGAAACTTCTGGAAGAAGGAACCCGATCTGACGTGATGGAGTTTGCCACAGCCTCGGCATCGGCTCGGCGGCTGGACGCAAAAACGATCACGGTAACGAGCGTCGGCACCGGGCAGCGGGAAATGGTTGTGAGCTACACGATTGCCGCACCGATCTGGAAAACGACCTATAGAGTCGTTCTTGACGAAGCCGGGAAGCCATATTTTCAAGGCTGGGCAATAGTCGATAACATCAGCGAAGAAGATTGGTCCGACGTTCAAATGTCGCTTGTCTCCGGCTCTCCTATTTCTTTCATCCAAAATCTTCAGAAGCCATTTTATCGGTATCGCCCGGTCATCCCTATACCCGAAGACTTGCAGCTTCGTCCACAGGTCTACGAACCGGATGGCGGAGCAATGTCCCGATCTTCGGTAATATCCGGTGTGATCTCCGACCCGAGTGGTGCGGTCATTCCCAATGCATCCGTTTCGTTCCGAAATGAGTCCACGGGACAGACGCTTTCAACAACCTCCGACTCGTATGGGCGATTTTCTCAGTCCGGGCTTCCGCCTGGAACGTACACGATCATTGCCGATGCATCCGGATTTAACACGCTCAACGTTCGAAACACGACCCTCGGACGAAACCTGAGTCTGACTCTTGAGGTCGGGTCGATCTCCGAGACCGTGCAGGTTACGGCCAGTCAAATCGCGGATCTGCCTCTACAAGGACGTTCGCCAAACTCACTTCTCGGCCTTCAAATGGGAGCCGGAAGGGGCGATGAGAACTTCATGCAGATCGACGGTAATGCATCAGTTCCGATGGCCGCGGCCCTGACTTCGGGCCAGGCCGGGATCACTGCCGCCGCCACCGGTGATGATATTGGCGACATGTTTGAATACAAGATCGATCGCCCCGTGACGGTTCTTCGCAACCGTTCTGCGCTTATCCCGATCGTGCAAACCCAGATAGACGGCGAACGCGTAGCGATCTACAACGAAGCGGTTCGAAGAGACCGTCCATTCAGCGGTGTTCTGCTCAAAAACACTACGAATCTGACGCTCGAAGCCGGAAGCATGACGGTCATCGATGGCAACGCTTATGCTGGCGAAGCCCTGATGGAAAGACTAAAAGCGAAAGAGCAACGGCTGATCTCCTTTGCCCTCGACCTCGGCACAAACATTCGCGTGCGCCCAAAGCAGGAGCGAGAACCTGCGAGTATTGTGAAGGCAGTCAACGGCGTTTTGCAGATCCATTATTTTCAGACCGAAGAAAAGCTATATTCGATCTCAAATCTCGCTGATCGGCCAAAGGTTGTGTATGTCGAATTCCCGATCCGCTCCGGATGGGCGTTGTCCGACGACTCAGCGAAACCCGATTCTACGACCCAGAGTTTCTACCGCTTCCGCGTAGAGGTTGGCGCCATGGAAGAGAAGGAGCTAAATATTATCTTGCGTAATCCGCGTGTTGATACGTTTCAGATCGGCTCGGTAAATCGGGACCAGCTGGCCCTTTTCGTCTCCCGCCGATATATCGACGAGGCGACCCGCAGCAGGCTCGAACGGCTCATCGAGATTCGCGGCCGGGTCGCAGAACAAGATCAACGGCTTCGCTCACTTCAGTCCGAAATGAATAATATCTCCGCCGACCAAAAGCGGCTCCGCGAAAACATTGAATCCTTGGCGAAAACCGCGGAGGCAAAGCAACTGATCACTCGCTATATCGCAAAAGCGAATGAGCAGGAGACGCGGCTTGAACAGATCGAAGCCGAACGGAAAGCCGCACAGGCCGAAAAGGAACGGCTCGAACGCGAACTGGCTGTTGAGATCAAGAACTTCGAGGTGAAATAA
- a CDS encoding putative metal-dependent hydrolase, which yields MDEDLRFPIGPFELHDETSREERIAVIRELPEKLRAACTGLAPEQLDTPYRPGGWTLRQTVHHVADSHLNAYCRFKLALTETDPTIRPYHEDRWAELPDKELEIEPSLKILEGTHAHWTALLDAMSDDDFRRELEHPESGRWRLEDMLGLYAWHSLHHTAHITTTRERNGW from the coding sequence ATGGATGAAGATCTCAGATTTCCGATCGGCCCGTTCGAGCTCCACGACGAGACGAGCCGCGAAGAGCGGATCGCCGTTATACGCGAGTTGCCGGAGAAACTCCGAGCGGCGTGTACGGGCCTCGCTCCCGAGCAGCTCGATACGCCCTATCGGCCCGGCGGTTGGACGCTCCGGCAGACGGTTCACCACGTCGCTGACAGCCACTTGAACGCCTATTGCCGGTTCAAGCTCGCCCTTACCGAGACCGACCCGACCATTCGCCCCTACCACGAAGACCGATGGGCCGAGCTGCCGGACAAAGAGCTCGAGATCGAGCCCTCGCTAAAGATACTTGAAGGCACGCACGCCCATTGGACGGCCCTTTTGGATGCAATGAGCGACGACGACTTCCGGCGCGAACTCGAACACCCGGAGAGCGGCCGTTGGCGGCTTGAGGACATGCTCGGGCTCTACGCCTGGCACTCGCTGCACCACACAGCTCACATCACGACCACAAGGGAACGAAACGGCTGGTGA
- a CDS encoding leucyl aminopeptidase, producing MEFQGIGTKFASASVDALAVAVFKDDKATDGVLKELDDITGGQVADTLKGKEINGGKGETALIRFSSKGVKATRLLLVGCGEKDKYKSSSVSVASGTAARCLRKLNLKSFAFDARIDGDAVETAQNAVQGVITSQFELDKYKTVDKNTKELTKFVVHVEGGKPADLKKGVERGQAIGDSMNFARELANEPPNVLHPTEMAKRAQAMAKEVGLKCEVLDEAKMEKLGMGSFLSVTKGSDQPAKMIVLRYTPAKNTGKKGDLIAFVGKGVTFDTGGISLKPGEGMDAMKYDMSGAATTIATMRAIALLKPTVPVIGVVGAVENMPDGKASRPSDVVTAMNGKTIEILNTDAEGRLVLADAVAYAEKQGATRIIDMATLTGAVIIALGGHNTGIMGNDQELVDQLVDCGKEIGEGYWQLPLGPEYSKDIKSDIADIKNIGPRGKAGTIMGAVFIQEFVDKAKWAHLDIAGTAWHDGVRPHQAKGPTGVAVRTLLKFVEKAQ from the coding sequence ATGGAATTTCAAGGTATCGGGACTAAATTTGCGTCGGCTTCGGTCGATGCTCTCGCCGTTGCTGTCTTTAAGGACGACAAGGCCACTGACGGAGTTCTTAAAGAACTCGACGACATAACAGGCGGACAGGTCGCCGACACTCTCAAGGGAAAGGAGATCAACGGTGGGAAGGGCGAGACGGCTCTGATACGGTTTTCTTCAAAGGGTGTTAAGGCTACGCGGCTGCTGCTCGTCGGGTGCGGGGAAAAGGATAAATACAAGTCCTCGTCAGTTTCGGTCGCCTCGGGAACCGCGGCACGATGCCTCCGCAAACTCAATCTCAAGTCATTTGCATTCGATGCTCGCATTGACGGCGACGCAGTTGAAACTGCTCAAAACGCCGTTCAGGGCGTTATTACAAGCCAGTTCGAGCTTGATAAATATAAGACCGTAGACAAGAACACGAAGGAACTCACGAAGTTCGTCGTTCACGTTGAAGGCGGCAAGCCGGCAGACCTAAAGAAAGGCGTCGAACGCGGCCAGGCGATCGGCGATTCGATGAACTTTGCCCGCGAGCTCGCAAACGAGCCGCCAAATGTTCTCCATCCGACCGAAATGGCCAAACGTGCCCAGGCGATGGCGAAAGAGGTTGGGCTCAAGTGCGAGGTCCTCGACGAAGCGAAAATGGAAAAGCTCGGCATGGGCTCATTTTTGAGCGTCACAAAGGGCTCCGATCAGCCTGCCAAGATGATCGTGCTTCGCTACACGCCCGCCAAAAATACCGGCAAGAAAGGCGACTTGATCGCATTCGTCGGCAAGGGCGTGACCTTTGACACGGGCGGCATCTCGCTCAAGCCCGGCGAGGGTATGGACGCGATGAAGTACGACATGTCCGGTGCCGCGACCACGATCGCAACAATGAGGGCGATCGCGCTCCTTAAGCCGACTGTTCCAGTCATCGGTGTCGTTGGAGCCGTCGAGAACATGCCGGATGGAAAAGCCTCGCGGCCGAGCGATGTGGTCACCGCAATGAACGGCAAGACCATCGAGATACTCAACACCGACGCCGAAGGCCGTTTGGTCCTCGCAGATGCCGTCGCCTATGCCGAAAAGCAAGGAGCGACCCGCATCATCGATATGGCCACCCTTACCGGAGCGGTCATCATCGCACTCGGTGGCCACAATACCGGCATCATGGGTAACGACCAGGAACTCGTCGATCAACTCGTCGACTGCGGCAAAGAAATCGGCGAAGGCTACTGGCAACTCCCGCTCGGCCCGGAATACAGCAAGGATATCAAATCGGACATCGCCGACATCAAGAACATCGGGCCCCGCGGCAAGGCCGGCACCATCATGGGAGCGGTCTTCATTCAGGAGTTCGTCGATAAGGCGAAATGGGCACACCTCGATATTGCCGGAACTGCCTGGCACGACGGCGTACGGCCGCATCAGGCGAAAGGCCCGACCGGCGTTGCGGTCAGAACGCTCCTCAAGTTTGTAGAGAAAGCTCAATAG
- a CDS encoding DUF433 domain-containing protein, with translation MTLERITIYPHKMNGQPCIRNLRLTVRRVVEAVGTYPDRDELRREYPELDDEDIRQALAYAAT, from the coding sequence ATGACCTTGGAACGCATCACGATCTATCCCCACAAAATGAATGGTCAGCCGTGTATTCGGAACCTTCGGCTGACGGTTCGCCGCGTGGTGGAGGCCGTCGGCACATATCCTGATCGCGACGAACTCCGGCGTGAGTATCCTGAACTTGATGACGAAGATATTCGACAGGCTCTTGCTTACGCCGCTACGTAG
- a CDS encoding DUF5009 domain-containing protein, translating into MSDAAQQRLVSLDVFRGMTIAGMVLVNNPGTWSAIYGPLKHAEWHGITPTDYIFPFFLFIVGVAVPMSLGKKVEAGIDRSVYTKIFSRSAAIFASGLAMSAIPFFVINETAIPWPLKWTAVASIIAALYFLYLRKFKLALALIGVWAAVVIAALIIGWQVTPYNVGTMRIPGVLQRIAVCYLVVALIFLHTSWKQQATIGVGLLLFYWLVMTRIAVPGCEVTTIDDKACNLAAYLDRLILTENHIWRAGKVFDPEGILSTLPAIATTISGVLAGTWLKSEPPASAGGPFAEPSPSRDEKNIEQTSTNWPATYAAGSDKALGLFFFGTLLLAVGWAWSLVFPLNKSLWTSSYVVYTSGLALLTLGFCYFLIDIKGYKRWAKPFVIFGVNALALFVFSGIMARILGIIRVAGPEGKEITLQQWIYQNLFLSWAEPVNASLAYALTFILFWLFLMWLLYRRRIFIKL; encoded by the coding sequence GTGAGCGACGCTGCCCAACAACGTCTTGTTTCGCTCGACGTTTTCCGCGGAATGACCATCGCCGGAATGGTGTTGGTCAATAATCCGGGGACGTGGTCGGCGATCTACGGCCCGCTGAAGCATGCCGAATGGCATGGCATTACCCCGACCGATTACATCTTTCCGTTCTTTCTGTTCATTGTCGGCGTCGCGGTGCCGATGTCGCTCGGGAAGAAGGTCGAGGCGGGCATCGACCGGTCGGTATATACGAAAATATTCTCGCGGTCGGCGGCGATCTTTGCGAGCGGGCTGGCGATGTCGGCGATCCCGTTTTTCGTCATTAATGAGACTGCCATACCGTGGCCGCTGAAATGGACGGCGGTCGCTTCCATCATCGCCGCACTTTATTTTCTCTATCTTCGCAAATTCAAGCTAGCCTTAGCCCTGATCGGCGTTTGGGCCGCGGTGGTGATAGCCGCATTGATCATCGGTTGGCAGGTGACGCCCTACAATGTCGGGACAATGCGGATTCCCGGCGTTCTGCAGCGGATCGCGGTCTGCTATTTGGTCGTCGCCCTGATCTTTCTTCACACAAGCTGGAAACAGCAGGCCACGATCGGCGTCGGGCTGCTGCTCTTCTACTGGCTCGTTATGACGCGGATCGCTGTGCCGGGCTGCGAAGTGACGACCATCGACGACAAGGCCTGCAACCTCGCGGCCTATCTCGACCGGCTGATCCTCACCGAAAACCACATCTGGCGGGCGGGCAAGGTCTTCGACCCGGAGGGCATTCTCTCAACGCTTCCGGCGATCGCGACGACCATCTCAGGCGTGCTTGCGGGAACGTGGCTCAAGTCAGAACCGCCTGCGTCAGCGGGCGGCCCGTTCGCCGAACCTTCGCCATCACGTGATGAAAAGAACATCGAGCAAACCTCGACAAACTGGCCCGCCACTTACGCAGCGGGTTCTGACAAGGCACTCGGGCTTTTCTTTTTCGGGACGCTGTTGCTGGCGGTCGGGTGGGCTTGGAGCCTTGTTTTTCCGCTAAACAAATCGCTTTGGACGAGCTCTTATGTGGTTTACACCTCAGGCCTTGCGTTACTGACGCTCGGGTTCTGCTATTTTCTGATCGACATCAAGGGCTACAAACGCTGGGCAAAGCCGTTCGTTATTTTCGGCGTCAATGCCCTCGCCTTGTTCGTTTTCTCCGGCATAATGGCCCGGATTCTCGGCATCATCCGCGTTGCCGGGCCCGAGGGCAAAGAGATCACGCTCCAACAGTGGATCTATCAAAATCTCTTCCTCTCATGGGCCGAGCCGGTCAACGCGTCGCTCGCCTATGCCCTCACATTCATCCTCTTCTGGCTATTCCTAATGTGGCTGCTCTACCGCCGCCGCATCTTCATCAAGTTATAA
- a CDS encoding isochorismatase family protein, with protein MLDRTKTALVIVDVQEAFRSVIPDLSLIASRISIAARAFDALGSQIIVTEQYPAGLGRTVEEVLFLIGEEVPFVEKSAFSAWAEAGFRTHLEQNGIKTVALCGIETHICVLQTALDLIKNGYDVHLLCDSVASRFEHDRQAALARILEAGATSSSVEMVLFEMLGDSRDAAFKAVQSIIK; from the coding sequence ATGCTGGATAGAACAAAAACGGCCCTCGTCATAGTGGACGTGCAAGAAGCGTTTCGCTCTGTGATTCCTGACCTTTCGCTGATCGCGTCGCGGATATCGATTGCGGCCCGTGCGTTCGATGCTCTCGGCTCGCAAATCATCGTTACCGAACAGTATCCGGCGGGCCTCGGAAGAACGGTCGAAGAAGTACTTTTCTTGATCGGCGAAGAGGTGCCGTTCGTTGAGAAATCTGCTTTTTCAGCTTGGGCGGAAGCGGGATTTCGGACCCATCTCGAGCAAAACGGGATAAAAACGGTCGCTCTTTGCGGGATAGAAACACACATCTGCGTGCTGCAGACCGCTCTCGATCTCATTAAGAACGGTTACGACGTACATCTTCTTTGCGATTCCGTCGCGTCGCGTTTTGAGCATGACCGGCAGGCTGCCCTTGCGAGGATACTTGAGGCGGGAGCCACTTCGTCGTCGGTCGAAATGGTGCTTTTCGAGATGCTTGGCGATTCGCGTGACGCAGCATTTAAGGCCGTGCAATCGATCATCAAATAG
- the sucC gene encoding ADP-forming succinate--CoA ligase subunit beta — MKIHEYQGKALLKEYGVPVPRGIVARTADEAEAAARELGTDIVVVKAQIHAGGRGKGGGVKLAKSPEEAKQIASEMIGMQLVTHQTGPEGREVKTLLIEEGLPIDKEFYLGITLDRVSGRNTFMASSEGGMDIEKVAEETPELILKETIDPSVGMRPFQARKLAFGLGIPAELVNQAAKFMLSLYDAFEKMDASIVEINPFLLTKDNRLIALDAKVNFDDNAMFRHKDYADLRDLNEEEPLEIEASKFDLNYIKLDGNIGCMVNGAGLAMATMDIIKLAGGEPANFLDVGGGASQERVEQAFKILLADENVKAVLINIFGGIVRCDMVAAGVVAAAKNLGVSIPIVARLEGTNVEAGREILANSGIGIIPATGMNDAADKVVAAAA, encoded by the coding sequence ATGAAGATCCATGAATATCAGGGCAAAGCCCTCTTGAAGGAATACGGCGTCCCCGTCCCGCGTGGCATTGTTGCCCGCACGGCAGATGAGGCCGAAGCCGCAGCCCGCGAACTCGGCACCGATATTGTCGTCGTCAAGGCACAGATCCACGCCGGCGGCCGCGGCAAAGGCGGCGGAGTAAAGCTCGCGAAATCGCCTGAGGAAGCAAAGCAGATCGCCTCAGAGATGATCGGGATGCAGCTCGTCACGCACCAGACCGGCCCCGAGGGCCGCGAGGTCAAAACGCTCCTGATCGAAGAAGGCTTGCCGATCGATAAGGAGTTCTACCTCGGCATCACGCTCGACCGCGTCTCGGGCCGCAACACATTCATGGCCTCGTCCGAGGGCGGGATGGACATCGAAAAGGTCGCCGAAGAAACGCCCGAGCTGATCCTGAAAGAGACCATTGACCCATCGGTCGGCATGCGTCCGTTTCAGGCACGCAAGCTCGCCTTTGGCCTCGGCATTCCGGCCGAGCTCGTCAATCAGGCCGCCAAGTTCATGCTCTCGCTTTACGATGCGTTCGAAAAAATGGACGCCTCGATCGTTGAGATCAATCCGTTCCTGCTCACCAAGGACAATCGCCTGATCGCTCTCGACGCCAAGGTGAACTTTGACGATAACGCGATGTTTCGTCACAAAGATTACGCGGACCTCCGCGACTTGAACGAAGAAGAACCGCTTGAGATCGAGGCCTCGAAATTTGACCTCAACTACATCAAGCTCGACGGCAACATCGGCTGTATGGTCAACGGTGCCGGACTCGCAATGGCGACGATGGATATCATCAAACTCGCCGGCGGCGAACCCGCGAACTTTCTTGACGTAGGCGGCGGTGCCTCGCAGGAACGCGTCGAACAGGCGTTCAAGATCCTTCTCGCCGATGAGAACGTGAAGGCCGTACTCATCAATATCTTCGGCGGCATCGTCCGCTGTGATATGGTTGCCGCCGGTGTCGTCGCCGCGGCAAAGAACCTCGGCGTATCGATCCCGATCGTCGCCCGGCTCGAAGGCACGAACGTCGAAGCCGGCCGCGAGATCCTCGCCAACTCCGGAATCGGCATCATCCCCGCCACCGGAATGAACGACGCCGCCGATAAAGTAGTCGCCGCCGCCGCTTAA
- a CDS encoding acyl-CoA thioesterase: MDVWHETELRVRYAETDQMGIVHHSNYLIWFEQGRSDLCRSKGFSYKAMEEEGNALMVVAESYVRYKSPAFYEDLLTIRTRVAEVRSRSVRFIYEVFRAADSTLVAEGETHHLVTDENKRVRVLPEIYRMLLIGDRLGEPVPPELPPS, encoded by the coding sequence ATGGACGTCTGGCACGAAACCGAGTTACGGGTGCGGTATGCCGAGACGGATCAGATGGGCATTGTCCATCACTCCAATTACCTTATCTGGTTTGAGCAGGGGCGAAGCGACCTTTGCCGCTCAAAGGGTTTCTCTTACAAGGCAATGGAAGAAGAGGGCAACGCTCTGATGGTCGTTGCCGAGAGCTACGTCCGTTATAAATCTCCCGCATTCTACGAAGATCTATTGACCATACGGACGCGCGTCGCCGAAGTGCGAAGCCGATCGGTGCGTTTTATTTACGAGGTCTTTCGTGCCGCTGATTCAACCCTGGTCGCCGAGGGCGAGACCCATCATCTCGTTACGGACGAGAATAAGAGAGTTAGAGTTTTGCCCGAGATCTACCGAATGCTGCTTATTGGCGACAGGCTCGGCGAGCCCGTTCCTCCCGAACTGCCGCCGAGTTGA